The nucleotide sequence ATGTGATGTTGGACAACttgacggtggcctatatcaatcgacagggaggaACTAAGAATCAGCAGgagttgcaggaaatagaccagcttatggaatgggcggaaggtcatctTCAGATGATCTCGACCTCTCACATTggaggaaaagacaacgtaagagcagactttctcagcagggagagtctggacccaggagagtgggtgttgtcagccgatgcgattcagctgattgtggatcgtttagggccttccgttcctagacctgctggtgacttctcgaaatgcgaaggttcctcgattctacagtcacaggagagatccgtggtccctgggaatagacactCTCATACAGGTTTGGCCaaaagacagattgctttatacctttccaccgtggcccttgctgggcaggataattcacaagatcGAAGGCTCCATGGAGGGCTAGTATTCCTGGTGGTGCTGGACTGGCCCAAGGtgtccgtggtatgcagatctgtgaaaactcctggtggaggcccccccttcgtcttctgccacacatggacctgttacagcagggaccggttcttcacaaggatccaaCTTGATTCTGTTTTATGCTTTGGCTGTTGAGAGGGGCTtgcctgttaaagcatggttattcccCTGTGGTGATTGTCACCTTACGccgaagttctccacttccttgggttgtatgcgggtttggagagtttttgaggcctagtgtgaggagtgggggggggggggggtgttcttccttgttcagttaagatccctttcattctggatttttgcaggatgggttgaataaaggattggcccttaattccttgaaggtgcaggttgcggctcttgcctgtttcagaggcctggtgaatgatgtttccttgtcatctcatcctgatgtggcctgtttttttgAAGGGTGTGAAGcttcttaggcctcccttgaggttactggttccattgtggagttttaatttggtgctggattttttggtggGCTCTACATTCTGATCACTTTCCTTATGATTGTTGACCTTTCCTTTCCTTATgattgttgaccttgaagactgtgttcctggtggcaatatgttctgcgtgtcgaatttctgagctgcaagccttgtcttgccggaagccgttcctttgggtgactccgggggcgctacagctgtgtactgttctgtccttcttgcccaaggtagtctcattTGAATCTATCCATCTCCTTACCATtgctggataaggtcagggatgtggaggaatatcgcttcttgtgctccttggatgtcaagtgactTGTTGTACAGCATCTGGAGGTCTCTGAACCTTTTtgaaagatggatcgcctgtttgttttccatggcgggagtaagcagggtgctacggcttcgcaggctaccatagctcattggattaaggaggtagtcacagccacatatgtggatgctggaaagtcattgcctactcaggttaggtctcatttcactagggctcatgggcagaggttagtctgttgtctctcgttgatatctgccgagctgtgaCGTAGTCCTCCTTTCACacgttttccaggttttatcatctggacgtgcaggcccgggaggatgtagcctttgcatgtgcggtgttgactggaccgcgggcagcctctcaccctgttggggagtagctttggtacaactcactggtcctgagtccatctgtctacccgctaggaaatggaaaaattacttacctgataattttgttttctttagtgtagacagatggactcagcttcctgccctcgactgccgcatgagtgtgtcaatagtcctcctgtggggctcagGGTCCCAAGAGATTATTGGTAAGTGcccatccagtccctagcttggggtacctagaatcgtATGTGAGTTCTGTGTTTCTGcttggttacctgtttttaatcaagttttttgctagtctgtccacagttgcttttgaagagaatactggcaggctggggtcactgcagggttatatataatgtgacgtcagcttgctccatctccatctgctggcagggaagcataaacccactgatcctgagtccatctgtgtacactaaggaaaatgaaattatcaggtaagtaatttctccaatacgtTTGAAAATCATTTCTTTCTGCAAATAAAGGGCTTGGCAATGGGGCAACAATAGCCCTGATATTGCCTACTTCTACGTTTCGCATTTTGAATCATTATGGATATACAGTTCCCCATTTTGTCACTTTATCACCACTTGGCTCAGATTCATCGATGATATTTTCCTGATTTGGTGTGGCATGGAGATTGTTTTATTTAATATGTGTTGTATTCCGCGGGTGGCGTTAACAATCTATTATAATCCgctatgctggtgggaggagcaatctgttatgttccaCGGGCGGAGTTAGCATTCTGTGGTGTTCCAaatgcagagttagcaatctgttgtatagactgctggagatagtactaggtggatccttgggccggtggcagatgaccacgccccaagggggagatcccgagagggaccaccggctaggcttagtatatggagacagacacacactagttcttttattaaacaagtatttgaaaccaccagaggtggcagtagtgagctggagtgcccggcagggctgacgtccctcagatattggaacagcgatccctggatggctgagctgttgagaaactgtagacagtgagtaggcagggtatgcagagttcataaACAGAACTTTatatgacaacactcacatatgttgggctcaggagctggaaaggataggccctcgaggagcgagtacccggttccagggaaagctctgagagcgagatggtaactcacaatgttgtagacagtgatggcttccaggcagtaaagaaaacagcagatagtcaggaacaagggccctcgaggagcgtaCACCGgtttcctgtctgtaacctgaaaagcaagaggcagcgaggcctccgaggagcgggtacctctggtgagtccgaggaggcagagtagcatagagtAGGAGCGAATCCTAATCAtgtctttgctaactcagtttgttagcgatatcaagagacctttaaatattgaaagcggatgatgtcatctcaggggacgcccctgaggtttgtgcccttgctggtacttcactcagAGCAcgtgccctaggcttcaggcagcATGGCGGATCTCGGTCCGGGAACGTCGGAGAGAACCGGCagggagacgccgtggcagccagccgtccttcagacccggagggagtcgccacagatataaaaagggcggagtgaagacgtcgggcagcgacggtcgcaacaatatgGACTGGTTGAGCACTCACAATTATAACCTCCATTTCACATATCATCTGAGTATTAGCCAGATAGTTTTTAGATGGTAGTGGTAAGGGTGTGGGTAGCACATTTATAGCTTCACTTTACAAAAAGGATACTGACCGGAATGCTGTTCTGTTATATTCTAGTCATCACCCTCGTTCTCTATGGGACAGCGTACCAATGGGCCAGTTTTTTAGATTATGATGAGTTCATTTTACTCTGACTTCATCCAACAAGTATAGTTGATGAAGAATCAATTTTTGGAATGGGATAACCCATGTCGAGAGATGAAACAAACGTACTTTATATAAACCACAAACTAAAGACACCTCTAACACATTAACTTGTGTCCTTCCGTTTTCTAACCACGTTGGCCTTATTTGTAAGATTATCATTATTGGCTGGTTCTTGCTCCCCTAAGGTTTTTTTGGGAAAAACCCAGATTTGCATTCTATTGAGGGCAGAGTCTGAGGGATTGTTTGTCTCTTCTGTTCTACCATCAGTGGTTACATCTACATTGGACAAGTTGGGCCATCAACAATGTAGACATTGACACGCATgttccctctcaccaaccatatCTTGTTTTGTTCATCCTACTGCTCATGCTAAATAATCCCCTTTGCTTTCACTCTGATTGTGGTTCAATACAAGTTGTTTGTGATACAATGTCCCTGCGAATTTCTTTATGTTGGCAAAACTTCATGAGCACTTAGAACATGAATGTACAAATATTGACATAATATCTTAATGAGAATGCACCCCAGTAACCCACTGGCAAGCAGCTGGACATGAGATCTCAGATTTGTGCTTTTTGGCCATAGATGCAGTCACCActcatgggaagggaggggaaattcAGATGATAAACTCTTATAGAGAGAACAACGTTAGATTTTTCTATTACATTCCCTTCACCCATCCGGTCTGATTTGTGAGATCGAATAGTCTTGCTTCTTCTGAATGTATTCTCCATTTTTCTGCACACACACTAGTGTAAGTTAAATCCCTTTTGTCTTTTACTACTTTTTTGATTGGTTTCTCTCATCACGTAATTGGTTTGCGCCATTTCTGTCCTTTCTTAAATCAATCAGCCTGAGATCGCACGGCTTACTATAAAATTGGAAAGGCTGTGTTTCTTGTCTTCACTTGATAACTAGGAATCCCCGGGTTCAGGGTTGTTTAGCTTTTACCTTGTTTTGCTTGTTCATGGtgctacattatttatttttgcatcaTTGTACGggttttgagagtaaaaatgttttatacGTTGTAAATGTCTTTTTCTTGTTACAGTGATGTCCCTCCCGAAGAAACCACTTGGTGAAACATGGCCATATTGGGGGACTGCTTTATGATATATTTACTGCatatgtaaatctgttatttgaGAGCTTTGGCCATTGCCGCATTAATCATGGATTATAAATTGGAAATTCAGTCATCATTACAATTAAGTTTATTTCCTTAGTAGTTTTGAACTTTCCTCACACTCCTCTGCCATCTTTGCCTAATGTGAGGCTTTGCTTGGATCTACTCCCTGTGTTTTCATGCTTACAATGATGTCACTGTATTCCGGCagctccttccctcctgagcttgcagtgtCTCCATGGTGCCGAGTCCTGATAGCGTAGCCATTTTTCTTCCCTGACTGGGCAGCCAGTATGCCCTCCTTTTAGGATTGTTCAAATCCCCACTGGCTCATCCCCCCAGCTAGCTTATTTCTGCTATAAGGGATCATGAGGCTTACACATATTGAAATGAGGTTGATAATGTATTGCGCAATTCGTAGAAGGAGACAGACTGAAAAGATAAGTAAAGACTTTTCTGAGACAGGCAGGGCCTCAAACTCCTCTCGTCAGGGTTTGAATATTTCTgttctatttattgattttattttgtgttccCTAAACTTGTTGAAGTTCTTCATGCTAGCAATGTTTCTAAGCCCTGAATGTGGAGGAATCACACCCAGAGTGATTATGGGAAACTTAGTGCAATGTTCTTACCCCAGGAACAGACTCTCAAGCTGTCACCCCTGATATTATCTCCCACATTGAATGAGGAGCAGAGCCGTACATCAGGGATGAGCCGGGGTCAGAGGAAAGAGGACCTGGGAAAAGCAGTTGCTTGCACGTCCTGCTTCCTctgcctcttccccctcctctggctTCATTCTGAAGTTGAATGCGCAGGACTGcaacagaggaggaggcagactCTGCATGAAATGCTCTCCTCCTACGGGTCAGGAGGGAAGAATACATTAAAAAGGATCATTTGAGAGGGTGGAGGGGTAGATGATGTTATCCCTGCTATCAATGCCATTGCTCCAATCAATATCAATACATTTTAGAACAGTTGCCAGCCGGAATTATTGTCTTTTGTCTCTGGGGTTCTGTCCTTTGCCTCCACTCTTTAGCTGAAATGTGCTGGCTGACCTCTTGTGCGTCCCCCTGCTCCCTTCTCCAGTGTGACTCTCTCTCACTGCTCACCACAGGAGCATTTTTCAATGTGTCCCAACGTCTGCAGTTTTACCCATTAGTTTTTCTCTAATATTAAAAATGATGGTAATGGCATTTTAATGGAAACTAATATATGCAAAATGTGCAAATGCAATCCATATGTGTTCTTTTCCTCTCCCGATCTATAGATATGCCTAGTAAAGCCTCTAAATGCAACGCTGTTAGCCTTATGGAGGAAGGGCAATTCTCAGAGAACCAATTTATATGATTAAATTgccttttacctgcataaatggctttgaaaatgatgaCAGGATGCTTGTAAACATATTGCACTGTGACTTCTTCAAGAGAATATCAGAAAcacaagaagaaaaacaaatgttATTGTATTACTGACTCGTTATAATGTCCTTCTCCTTGAATAATGTCcaatctttttacttttttttttttaacctagaaAATGATGATTCCAGGGACAGTAATATGGGGACCAACCACTGGGAGCTCAGTGAGGATCCAGAAGGAAGCAAGAGTTTTTCAGAAAAAGGAGAAGCTGCTACTGCTTCCTTTTCTGACTTGGGAAAAAATTGTAGCAATCGATGCATCTCAGAAAGGAAGCAAATACATTCAGTAGGGGACTTGGCACTGTGCGAGCAAAGTGCCAGTAATATCACACACACAGGGAAGGAGCAGAGAAACctaaggagagaagaaaaatgtttatgtgatgtgtgtgtgatATTCCTCAGGGATCCTATAACTCTGAAATCACAGCAAATATTTCAAACTGAAGAGAGACCATCTGCAAGTACAGACTGTGAGAAAACCTTTAGTCAGAAGAGAGAAGAGGAACAACAGAAAATTCAAACAGGAACGAGACAATTTACAGGTACTGAGTGTGGAAAAGATTCCTGTCAGGAAATAAACAGCAGAAAAcaacagaaaatccacacagtaGAGAACCAGTGTTCATATAATGAATTTGGTAAAGGATTCAGTCAAAATGCACAACTCACAGGACATCAGGGAGTCCATAGAGAAGtgaaaacatttacatgcactgagtgtgGGAAAGTCTTCAGTCAAAAGATCCACCTGATAGGCCACCAGACAATCCACACAGGAATGAAACGTTTTcagtgtactgaatgtggtaaaggctaCAGTCAGAAAAGCTACCTCATAACCCATCAGCGAATCCACACAGGAGTaaagccatttgcatgcactgagtgtggaaaatgtttcaaacagAAATCGCACCTCACTGTGCATCAGAGAATTCACACAGGAGTAAAACCATatacatgtactgaatgtggtaaatacTTTAGTCTGAATAGTTATCTTAAACGCCACCAACAAATCCACACAGGCTTGAAActatttaaatgtactgaatgtggtaaaggcttcaGCAGGAATAGTTACCTTAAAATCCACCAACAATTCCACACTGGATTAAAACCATTTCTATGTACTGAGTGCGGTAAATGTTTCAGTCAGAAGGAACAACTGGTAAGACACAGGacaatccacacaggtgagaaaCCTTTTACGTGTAATGAATGTGGTAAAACATTCCGATTGAAGAATGGCCTTGTAAAACATCAGTTAATTCACAGAAGAGTGAAGTCATTCAAATGTATTGAGGATGATGTAAACTTCAGTTTCAAGCAGAATCTCAAAAGCCACCCGACAATCCACACAGGAGTAAAgtcatttacatgtactgaatgtgagaAAGGTTTCAGTCGTAAGGTGCTTTTGCTGCGCCACCAAATAATCCAcacaggagtgaaaccatttacatgtagtgaatgTAGTAAAGGATTTATTTGGAAGCATTGCCTTGTAATCCACCAGAGAATTCACACAGGAATGAAATCATTTAagtgtactgagtgtggtaaaagttttaGCCACAGGAAAGAACTCGCAAGTCACCAGAGAATCCATACAGGAGTAAAACCATttatatgtactgagtgtgggAAAGACTTCACGCATAAGACTAATCTGATTagacaccagagaatccacacaggactgaaaccatttatatgttctgagtgtggtaaaGCTTTCAGAGAGAAGAAATACCTCATAGTCCACCAGACCGTTcatacaggagaaaaaccatttcaGTGTACTGTATGTGGTGAATGCTTCAGGTTGAAAAAGAATCTCACAAATCATCAGGCAAGCCATACAGGAGTGAAACCTTTTTCATGCACGGAGTGTGATAAAGGTTTCAAGCAGAAGACCCACTTTATAactcaccagagaatccacacaaaAATGAAACCATTTTTATGCACAGAGTGTGATCAAGGTTTCTATCAGAAGAGGGAGCTAATACGCCACCAGATAATTCACACAGGTGTGAAACCATTTGCATGTAGTGAGTGTGGGAAAGGCATCAGTTCAAAGTATCACTTGATAAGACACCAGAGAATCCATATGGGTTTGAAACCATTTACTTGTTCTGAGTGTGGTAAAGTTTTCAGGGAGCAGAAAGACCTCATAGTTCATCAGACTATTCATACAGGAGTGAAACCTTTTCAGTGTATTGAGTGTGGTGAATGTTTCAGGTTGAAAAAGATCCTCAAAAATCATCAGACAACCCACACCGAAGTAAAACTATTTACATGTTCTGATTGTGGTAAATGTTTCAATCAAGAGGCCCACTTTAGAATCCACCAAAGAATCCATACAGGAGTGAAGCCATATATATGCACTGAGTGTGGTAAAGATTTCCAGCAGAAGAGACGGCTCATTAGCCACCAGATAATTCACACTGGAGTTAAACTTTTTACATGTATTGAATGTGGTAAATGTTTTGGTCAGAAGCTTCACCTTACATTCCATCAACGAATCCACATAGGAATGAAACCATTTCAGTGTACTGAGTGTAATAAAGGTTTCAATCAAAAAGGCAACCTTATAgcccaccagagaatccacacaggagtaaaaccatttgcatgcagtgaatgtggaaaaagattcAATCAGAAATCACACCTCACAACACATCAGAGAATTCACACAGGAGTGAAACCTTacacatgtactgaatgtggaaaaagTTTCAGTCTGAATAGTCATCTTAGAAGCCATCAAAAAATTCACAAGGagtgaaacagaatgagcaaaagaagagaaaaacctCTCTAAAGAATCAAACTAGCAAACAAGGAGAGATAATTGGCAGAAGCATAAATATAGTGGGAACTACGAAACTTTTCTTCAACAACCCCACATAGACAAAATGTTTATGCAGCAATAGTTAAGGAGATGTGAACTTAAGCCAAGAGATAATTGCAACATAGGACAGTGGAATACAGACAAGATGGTTCATTGCTAGCAtagaaaaaatggtaaaacagtcAAATGcaaattctgtaaaacagaactggaaatggttacACATCTTATCACTGAGTGTAATGGGCTTATGTCAGAAGTTCTGTATACATAAAGCCACAAAAAGGTGGCGCAGATTATTCATTGCAAACTGTGTAAACCTTATAACATTGATGTAACCAAAAGGCCCTAGAAGCAAAAACTTAACAGAAGAGAATGAAGAAGCTGTGATCACCCAGAACATTCCCTGTTAAGATTAATGCTAGAGAATCTGATATAGTGATGAAGCAGAAAAATACATTGCTGGTAGAGCTGTCAGTACATAGCGACTATTCTGTGGATCATATAGAAAAAGTGAGGATCCTTAAGTACcaaaagatgcaatcagagactaAGAAAATATGGCATAAAGATGCAAAAATAGTCCCAACTATGTTTGGGCCACTGGCCTGATTTCTAAACAAACTTTGATATGTTGAATATGCAGATTTCACCCTAAAAACTCCAGAGGAGGAActttttggcacaatgcaaatactaagaagggcattagcaaaAAATATGACTTAGATCACTCCTAGCATAATCTGGTTTATGAATGAGGTATGcataaaacaaacccatttggagaa is from Rhinatrema bivittatum chromosome 2, aRhiBiv1.1, whole genome shotgun sequence and encodes:
- the LOC115085900 gene encoding zinc finger protein 271-like isoform X2, producing the protein MKGFLSFMHKWPLKEENDDSRDSNMGTNHWELSEDPEGSKSFSEKGEAATASFSDLGKNCSNRCISERKQIHSVGDLALCEQSASNITHTGKEQRNLRREEKCLCDVCVIFLRDPITLKSQQIFQTEERPSASTDCEKTFSQKREEEQQKIQTGTRQFTGTECGKDSCQEINSRKQQKIHTVENQCSYNEFGKGFSQNAQLTGHQGVHREVKTFTCTECGKVFSQKIHLIGHQTIHTGMKRFQCTECGKGYSQKSYLITHQRIHTGVKPFACTECGKCFKQKSHLTVHQRIHTGVKPYTCTECGKYFSLNSYLKRHQQIHTGLKLFKCTECGKGFSRNSYLKIHQQFHTGLKPFLCTECGKCFSQKEQLVRHRTIHTGEKPFTCNECGKTFRLKNGLVKHQLIHRRVKSFKCIEDDVNFSFKQNLKSHPTIHTGVKSFTCTECEKGFSRKVLLLRHQIIHTGVKPFTCSECSKGFIWKHCLVIHQRIHTGMKSFKCTECGKSFSHRKELASHQRIHTGVKPFICTECGKDFTHKTNLIRHQRIHTGLKPFICSECGKAFREKKYLIVHQTVHTGEKPFQCTVCGECFRLKKNLTNHQASHTGVKPFSCTECDKGFKQKTHFITHQRIHTKMKPFLCTECDQGFYQKRELIRHQIIHTGVKPFACSECGKGISSKYHLIRHQRIHMGLKPFTCSECGKVFREQKDLIVHQTIHTGVKPFQCIECGECFRLKKILKNHQTTHTEVKLFTCSDCGKCFNQEAHFRIHQRIHTGVKPYICTECGKDFQQKRRLISHQIIHTGVKLFTCIECGKCFGQKLHLTFHQRIHIGMKPFQCTECNKGFNQKGNLIAHQRIHTGVKPFACSECGKRFNQKSHLTTHQRIHTGVKPYTCTECGKSFSLNSHLRSHQKIHKE
- the LOC115085900 gene encoding zinc finger protein 27-like isoform X1, with the protein product MPAGASAEIPVTFDDITVYFSQEEWQDLEEWQKVFYMDVMKENYEMLSSLENDDSRDSNMGTNHWELSEDPEGSKSFSEKGEAATASFSDLGKNCSNRCISERKQIHSVGDLALCEQSASNITHTGKEQRNLRREEKCLCDVCVIFLRDPITLKSQQIFQTEERPSASTDCEKTFSQKREEEQQKIQTGTRQFTGTECGKDSCQEINSRKQQKIHTVENQCSYNEFGKGFSQNAQLTGHQGVHREVKTFTCTECGKVFSQKIHLIGHQTIHTGMKRFQCTECGKGYSQKSYLITHQRIHTGVKPFACTECGKCFKQKSHLTVHQRIHTGVKPYTCTECGKYFSLNSYLKRHQQIHTGLKLFKCTECGKGFSRNSYLKIHQQFHTGLKPFLCTECGKCFSQKEQLVRHRTIHTGEKPFTCNECGKTFRLKNGLVKHQLIHRRVKSFKCIEDDVNFSFKQNLKSHPTIHTGVKSFTCTECEKGFSRKVLLLRHQIIHTGVKPFTCSECSKGFIWKHCLVIHQRIHTGMKSFKCTECGKSFSHRKELASHQRIHTGVKPFICTECGKDFTHKTNLIRHQRIHTGLKPFICSECGKAFREKKYLIVHQTVHTGEKPFQCTVCGECFRLKKNLTNHQASHTGVKPFSCTECDKGFKQKTHFITHQRIHTKMKPFLCTECDQGFYQKRELIRHQIIHTGVKPFACSECGKGISSKYHLIRHQRIHMGLKPFTCSECGKVFREQKDLIVHQTIHTGVKPFQCIECGECFRLKKILKNHQTTHTEVKLFTCSDCGKCFNQEAHFRIHQRIHTGVKPYICTECGKDFQQKRRLISHQIIHTGVKLFTCIECGKCFGQKLHLTFHQRIHIGMKPFQCTECNKGFNQKGNLIAHQRIHTGVKPFACSECGKRFNQKSHLTTHQRIHTGVKPYTCTECGKSFSLNSHLRSHQKIHKE